The stretch of DNA AACTGATCGATGAATACCTTGCATCCAGAAATCCCTATGCAGGATGCGGGATGATGGTGCTTGATGTGGATTATTTTAAAAATGTAAATGATACTTACGGACATATGTTCGGTGATGAAGTCCTGAAACGTTTTGCAGAGCTGTTTGTGGCTTTGTTCGACATCAATGATGTGATCATGCGTCTGGGTGGCGATGAATTTGTGATCTTTTTGAAGGACATCGGACATGCCACTATCATGAAAAAGGCAGGAAAGCTGATCCGGGAAGTGCAGAAACTCAAATTTCCCGGAACCACATATCTGGCAACTTGCAGTGTAGGGATCTGCTTTCTTCCGGAAAATGTTTCCGGATATACATATCAGCAGCTCTTTGAAAATGCAGACTGGGCACTTTACCAGGCAAAGAAAAATGGAAAAAACCGCTATGCTTTCTGTGATAATCTGAGACATTTTGAGGATAAGACAGAGAAAAAGCAGGAATTATATGAGGGTGTTGAGATAGATGCCAGATATCTTCATAATGATATTGTTTCTACTGCATTTGAAATATTTGAAAAAATGAGCAGCTTTCAGACTGCTATTGAACTTCTGATGAAAGTGATCGGTCTGAAATTCCGACTTAACCGGATCACAATCCTGCGTACTGAAGTGGCAGAGCAGAAAACAGACCGGATTTTTCAATGGGTTTCGGAAGAGGACTACAGACTTTTGATAGATGAGATCCATTTTTTAAAAAGTGATTTTATCACATTATTTCGCCATAACGATGAATATGGTACTGTGGTCCTTCAGGAGAGCGATCTGGCTGATTATTCGGAACAGGGAAGAAAGAATGTGTTACAAGGTGGAGCAAAAACCGTAGTCTGTGCTGCCATGTACTGTGAAGGAAGCTATACAGGAACTATTGTATATGTGACCTGCCGGGAAAAAAGACTCTGGTCCAGAGAAGACCGTAAACTGCTGGGAGAAGTTACCAAGATCATTTCCGCGCATTATGCCAAGAACCAGGCATTTAACAGTGTTTATCGTGGCATTGCTGCAGAATCCGGATGGGATCAGCTTACCGGATTGTCTTCTTTTTCAAGATTTCGAGAAGATGTGGAGAAAATGCTGATCGGAGGTTACGGTCCGGGACATGCAGTGATATATACCGATTTTGAAAAATTTAAACGTATCAATGCAAAATACGGATACCGTGTGGGAGATCAGATCCTGCGGCAGTTTTCCGAGTATGTGATAAGCGTTCTAAAAACAGATATGGATACATATTTTACCAGGGCGATCTCTGATCATTTTATCCTCTTCACTCCCTATGATATGGATGGTGATCCGGAAACATTTGCTTTAAAGATTAATCAGGAATTCTTACGGCAGATGAAAGAGAAATACCCGGATATGAAGCTCTGTGTCCGCACGGGGATCTATCTGATCACCAAAGAATGTGCCAATGCATCTGAGGCAATCGATGCAGCGAATTATGCAAGAAAATATGCTGCTGAAAACTGCGAAACAGGTGTTAAGCTGTATGACGAAGAACTGAAAAAGCAAAGCGATGCAGAGTGAAAGATACAGGAATACGGACCGGAATCCATGATTTTTCAGAATTTCAGGAATAATCTTTCAGGAAAGCTTTTACAATAGAACAGAGATGTTTGCGGCAGGAGTGAGCTTATGAACAGAAGTGTTCCGGAAAGCCTTTTAATCGGTATCTTAGTCTTATGCCTGGCTCTGACACCTGTTGGTGTCAGGGGAGAAACTGAGGATAGCAGAAAAGCACAGCAGCTGATCGAAGCGCCGGGTGCAGTCCTTATGGAAAAAGAAACCGGTACAGTGATCTATTCCAGGGATCCTGACACCCGAAGAAGCCCGGCCAGTATTACAAAGATCATGACGCTGATCCTGATCTTTGATGCTATCCGTGAGGGAACACTGCATTTGGAGGATACCATTACCACCAGTGCCTATGCCAGATCCATGGGAGGGTCGCAGGTATTTCTGGAAGAGGGAGAGACACAGAATGCGGAAACCATGATCAAATGTATTGTGATCGCTTCCGGAAATGACGCCAGTGTAGCCATGGCAGAGCATGTTGCGGGAACAGAACAGGCCTTTGTGGAGAGGATGAACGAGCGGGCGAATGATCTTGGAATGAAAAATACTCATTTTGTGGATTGCTGTGGGCTGACGGAATCACAGGAGCATTATACAACGCCCTATGACATAGCACTTATGAGCAGGGAGCTCATAAGCAGATATCCGGAAGTTCTTACATATTCATCTGTCTGGATGGAGGATATCACACACGTTACCAGAAAAGGTTCCTCAAAATTCACACTGACCAACACCAATAAACTGCTGCGCAGCTATGAGGGGTGTATGGGACTTAAAACAGGCAGCACCAGTATTGCAAAATACTGTCTCAGTGCTGTGGCAGAACGAAACGGGATCACATTGATCGCCTCCGTGATGGCCGCACCGGACCCGAAAACAAGATTCCGGGATGCAGCAGCTCTTTTAAATTACGGCTTTTCTAAGTGCACATTGTATCTGGATGATGCTCTGGAGCCACTGAAACCTATGAAGCTCCGCAAAGGAGTCAAAGCGCAGGTTCCGCTTGTATATAGAGGGAAATTCCGATATATCAGCACAGATGGCACGAAACCTGACAATGTTAAGAAAAAATTGATCCTTCCCAAAGAACAAAGTGCGCCGGTGAAAAAAGGACAGAAAGCAGGGGCACAGGAATACTATCAGGATGGGAAAAAGATCGGCAGTCTGGATATCCTGTACGGGGAAACAATAAAAAAGGCCGGATACCATGACTGGCTGGAAAGAACCTGTCAGGCATTTCTTTTGTGATGCCTGCAACATATTTTGACAAAAAGGGCAGACTGGATGTATAATACAACGGATTGAAGAAATAACAGAACAGGGAAGGGATTTTGGATGAAAGAGATCAGAACAGAAGATGCAGTGGGCCACATTCTGTGCCATGATATCACGCAGATCATAAAAGATGAGAAAAAAGGCGTTCTTTTCAAAAAAGGGCATGTAGTGAAAGAAGAGGATATACCACTGCTGCTCTCTGTAGGAAAAGAACACCTTTTTGTGTGGGAGAAAAAACCGGGGATCCTTCACGAAAATGAAGCTGCAGAGATCCTTTACAAAATCTGTGCCGGAAATTCTTCCAAAGTACATGGAACTGAGATCAAAGAAGGTAAGATCGAGGTGGTATCAAAAATCGATGGTATTCTGAAAATACGTCGTGATGCACTTGTGGCTGTGAATTCTCTGGGAGAAATGATGATCGCTTCCAGACATGGAGATTTTCCGATAAAGAAAGGTGATAAGGTTGCAGGAACCAGGATCATTCCGCTTGTGATCGAGAAAGAGAAAATGGATGCAGCAGAGAAGGCAGCAGGAAGTCTTCCGATCTTTGACATTCTCCCTTACCAGCAGAAAAAAGTAGGAATCGTCACAACCGGAAGTGAGATCAAAAAAGGACTGATCCGGGATACCTTCACACCGGTACTCCGGGAAAAGCTTTCTGAGTTTCCGACAGAAGTGACAGGCCAGGTGATGCCGGGAGATGATAAGGAAGAGATCACAAAGGCAATTCTTTCTTTCGCAGATGCAGGAGCCGATCTGATCATCTGTACCGGCGGAATGAGTGTGGATCCCGATGATCGTACTCCGGGCGGGATCCATGACACCGGAGCAAAGATCGTAACCTATGGAGCACCTGTACTTCCAGGAGCTATGCTGCTTGTGGCATATCTTGAGCGGAACGGAAGATCCATACCGGTACTTGGACTTCCGGGCTGCGTCATGTACGCAAAAAGAACGGTATTTGATCTGATCCTGCCCAGAGTAATGGCGGATGATGAGATCAAGGCAGAGGAGATAGCCAGGCTGGGAGAAGGCGGACTTTGTCTGAACTGTCCGGTTTGTACTTTCCCAAACTGTGGATTTGGAAAATAATATGAAAAAATTCAGAATCAAACAATATGAGATCCATACGGACAAGATCCATGCTCCACAGGGCGTGAGGATGATCCTTCTTGCAGATCTTCACGGGATATCCTACGGAAAAGACAATATCCGGCTGACAGAGACGATCCGAAAGCTTGCCCCGGACGTGATCCTTTCTGCCGGCGACATGGCTGTACGCACAGAAACGAATACTCTGGTAACTGCATGTAAGCTGCTGACAGAGCTTGCCGGAGATTTTCCCGTGTATTATGCACTTGGCAATCATGAATATAAAATGTTCCTTTCCGAAGAATACCGGCCATATTATGCAAAATACGAAAGAGCACTGAAAAAAGCCGGTGTGCATATTTTAAGGAACGGACGTGAAGATATGGTCCTGCAGGGAGAACACTTCTGTTTCTGGGGATTGGAGCTTCCCATCGAATATTATCACAAACCAAGATCACCGAAGCTGAAAAAAGAAGTGATGGAAGAAATGATCGGAAAACCTGAAGATAAAGGGATGCAGATCCTGCTGGCACATAATCCGAAATACGGAAAAACCTATTTTGAATGGGGTGCTGATCTGATCCTGTCCGGACATTATCACGGAGGCGTTGTCCGCCTCAGTGAACATTACGGTCTTTCATCTCCTCAATATCTGCTTCTTCCGCCGTTTTGCTGCGGAGACTTTCACAAAGGTGATCAGCATATGATCGTAAGTGCCGGACTTGGAGAACATACCATCCCCCTTCGGATCCATAATCCAAGGGAACTGCTGGTAATCGATATAAAACCTTCCGAAAAAACGAAATGAGGAAACCCTATGGCATTATCTGTTAAGCTGAATGTAT from Blautia sp. SC05B48 encodes:
- a CDS encoding diguanylate cyclase domain-containing protein, giving the protein MMKTDEKNPVFDIRDTLEKYACIYRNTTLKIFQYCQETDTYERLDEYLRPVKNITDFKNSGQKYSNVYKDDWKFLTDFLTSREGGTIEVRCINKDGNAGLMTVRGFIAQDKNTGYHYFIGSSRDITREKLQEEFLEERAQKDPLTGLYNRFFGKELIDEYLASRNPYAGCGMMVLDVDYFKNVNDTYGHMFGDEVLKRFAELFVALFDINDVIMRLGGDEFVIFLKDIGHATIMKKAGKLIREVQKLKFPGTTYLATCSVGICFLPENVSGYTYQQLFENADWALYQAKKNGKNRYAFCDNLRHFEDKTEKKQELYEGVEIDARYLHNDIVSTAFEIFEKMSSFQTAIELLMKVIGLKFRLNRITILRTEVAEQKTDRIFQWVSEEDYRLLIDEIHFLKSDFITLFRHNDEYGTVVLQESDLADYSEQGRKNVLQGGAKTVVCAAMYCEGSYTGTIVYVTCREKRLWSREDRKLLGEVTKIISAHYAKNQAFNSVYRGIAAESGWDQLTGLSSFSRFREDVEKMLIGGYGPGHAVIYTDFEKFKRINAKYGYRVGDQILRQFSEYVISVLKTDMDTYFTRAISDHFILFTPYDMDGDPETFALKINQEFLRQMKEKYPDMKLCVRTGIYLITKECANASEAIDAANYARKYAAENCETGVKLYDEELKKQSDAE
- a CDS encoding D-alanyl-D-alanine carboxypeptidase family protein, whose protein sequence is MNRSVPESLLIGILVLCLALTPVGVRGETEDSRKAQQLIEAPGAVLMEKETGTVIYSRDPDTRRSPASITKIMTLILIFDAIREGTLHLEDTITTSAYARSMGGSQVFLEEGETQNAETMIKCIVIASGNDASVAMAEHVAGTEQAFVERMNERANDLGMKNTHFVDCCGLTESQEHYTTPYDIALMSRELISRYPEVLTYSSVWMEDITHVTRKGSSKFTLTNTNKLLRSYEGCMGLKTGSTSIAKYCLSAVAERNGITLIASVMAAPDPKTRFRDAAALLNYGFSKCTLYLDDALEPLKPMKLRKGVKAQVPLVYRGKFRYISTDGTKPDNVKKKLILPKEQSAPVKKGQKAGAQEYYQDGKKIGSLDILYGETIKKAGYHDWLERTCQAFLL
- a CDS encoding molybdopterin-binding protein; its protein translation is MKEIRTEDAVGHILCHDITQIIKDEKKGVLFKKGHVVKEEDIPLLLSVGKEHLFVWEKKPGILHENEAAEILYKICAGNSSKVHGTEIKEGKIEVVSKIDGILKIRRDALVAVNSLGEMMIASRHGDFPIKKGDKVAGTRIIPLVIEKEKMDAAEKAAGSLPIFDILPYQQKKVGIVTTGSEIKKGLIRDTFTPVLREKLSEFPTEVTGQVMPGDDKEEITKAILSFADAGADLIICTGGMSVDPDDRTPGGIHDTGAKIVTYGAPVLPGAMLLVAYLERNGRSIPVLGLPGCVMYAKRTVFDLILPRVMADDEIKAEEIARLGEGGLCLNCPVCTFPNCGFGK
- a CDS encoding metallophosphoesterase, whose product is MKKFRIKQYEIHTDKIHAPQGVRMILLADLHGISYGKDNIRLTETIRKLAPDVILSAGDMAVRTETNTLVTACKLLTELAGDFPVYYALGNHEYKMFLSEEYRPYYAKYERALKKAGVHILRNGREDMVLQGEHFCFWGLELPIEYYHKPRSPKLKKEVMEEMIGKPEDKGMQILLAHNPKYGKTYFEWGADLILSGHYHGGVVRLSEHYGLSSPQYLLLPPFCCGDFHKGDQHMIVSAGLGEHTIPLRIHNPRELLVIDIKPSEKTK